A stretch of Nymphalis io chromosome 29, ilAglIoxx1.1, whole genome shotgun sequence DNA encodes these proteins:
- the LOC126779493 gene encoding zinc finger protein 25-like — protein MALIKNNGSIIDPALCRCCRAIKKCRILTSEYTWMEKKEIYADMIMDCFGILLSHVDDEVKDSGVCATCVVRLRDACAFRQQVLQCEELFLSAKLEDRDDTKKDTEIELKTEPKDDCSEHNSSVEEHQEIISLDYPPAVVDVKSPKKEDDENKPDLEPQNNIAKDMDIEIDDMDDDDYHDDYTGSSSDSDKPIKRKAKNKKTKGTKSNGTAKKKVLKGKGTKMKQKAGTSLEKKSKIKKPPVEKKNTYDRDLDCMSEENLLTIIQYSYVCPFKNRRNNYYCFYCKDYYPKPEDLREHTVSHDTKPFQLLMGYKKMPKLDITRIDCRLCPMKINDLETFKQHIDQVHDKKIYFEAPDKMLLYRLTWNDLVCVMCNDVFEDFNTLNTHMVEHFSNYTCDICGVCFLEKPRLDAHLKRHKDDERHTCEVCGKVFKSNHYKDMHVDIVHKKKAIIRCPRCDECFMSYALKNKHLTEAHGQKRTYPCNLCDKVYNRQKTLTEHQRRNHQKVLKHQCEYCDQRFYLPSRLKEHIATHTGERNFRCEYCDKSYPRLKSLQYHIRTHTNDRRYRCHICGQAFIQNASLKSHIKSHHPECDIEGCYF, from the exons ATGGCCTTAATTAAGAACAACGGTTCTATAATTGACCCCGCATTGTGTAGATGCTGCAGAGCTATAAAGAAATGCAGAATCCTAACTTCAGAATACACTTGGATGgaaaagaaagaaatatatgCAGATATGATAATGGATTGCTTCGGTATTCTT TTGTCTCATGTCGACGACGAGGTGAAGGATAGCGGCGTGTGTGCAACGTGCGTCGTACGCTTGCGCGACGCGTGTGCTTTTCGCCAGCAAGTTCTGCAATGCGAGGAATTATTCCTGAGTGCCAAGCTGGAGGACAGAGATG ACACAAAGAAAGACACCGAAATCGAATTGAAAACCGAACCGAAGGATGACTGCAGTGAGCACAATTCATCTGTCGAGGAACATCAGGAGATAATTTCCTTAGATTATCCACCTGCTGTTGTCG ATGTTAAATCACCCAAGAAAGAAGACGATGAAAATAAACCAGATCTAGAACCTCAAAATAACATAGCTAAAGATATGGACATTGAAATAGATGATATGGACGATGATGACTACCACGACGACTATACAGGATCATCATCAGATTCAGACAAACCAATCAAACGGAaagctaaaaacaaaaaaacgaaAGGAACCAAAAGTAATGGTACGGCGAAGAAAAAAGTGCTGAAGGGTAAAGGGACCAAGATGAAACAGAAAGCAG GTACCTCACTGGAAAagaaatctaaaattaaaaagcctCCCGTAGAAAAGAAGAACACGTACGATCGTGACCTTGATTGTATGTCTGAAGAGAACCTCCTCACAATCATCCAATATTCATACGTTTGCCCATTCAAGAAtagaagaaataattattactgtttCTACTGTAAGGACTATTATCCGAAACCCGAAGACTTGAGAGAGCACACGGTATCCCATGACACGAAACCATTCCAACTTCTGATGGGCTACAAGAAAATGCCGAAATTAGACATCACAAGAATAGACTGCAGACTGTGCCCGATGAAGATAAACGATCTGGAGACATTTAAGCAGCATATCGATCAAGTCCACgacaagaaaatatatttcgaagCGCCAGATAAGATGCTGTTATACCGGTTGACGTGGAACGATCTAGTCTGTGTTATGTGCAACGATGTGTTTGAAGATTTCAATACTTTAAACACGCACATGGTGGAGCATTTCAGTAATTACACGTGTGATATATGCGGCGTGTGCTTCTTAGAGAAACCACGTTTGGACGCTCATCTGAAACGTCACAAAGACGACGAGAGACACACGTGCGAAGTGTGCGGTAAAGTGTTTAAATCGAACCATTACAAGGACATGCATGTCGACATAGTGCACAAAAAGAAAGCCATTATCCGTTGTCCGCGTTGTGATGAGTGTTTTATGTCTTACGCGTTGAAAAATAAACATCTGACCGAAGCTCACGGTCAGAAACGTACGTATCCGTGTAATTTGTGTGACAAAGTGTACAATAGGCAGAAGACGTTGACGGAACACCAGCGGAGGAATCACCAGAAGGTTCTGAAGCACCAATGTGAGTATTGCGATCAGAGATTTTATTTACCATCGCGTCTGAAGGAACACATAGCGACCCATACCGGCGAAAGGAACTTCAGGTGTGAGTACTGTGACAAAAGCTATCCACGGCTCAAGTCCCTACAGTACCACATACGTACGCACACGAACGATAGACGGTACCGTTGTCATATATGTGGTCAAGCGTTCATACAGAATGCAAGTCTAAAGTCACATATAAAGAGTCATCACCCAGAATGTGACATAGAAGGATGTTATTTTtag
- the LOC126779496 gene encoding zinc finger protein 26-like isoform X1: MNLSVVDELKVEECLRKCKCCLDDKELKALWDEHVYDGEQEIYGLLLVECFALPWEPSEDEEFICKLCVSRLREAVYFKQEILSTEEILSNEIVTKDGHCPSTQDKDTTIQYISQDELDQYTILEDALSDSNEPQEVATSLPSISPEDRYEQVEYLEMEDQTAQEKVVVLDLNPEESSQDSSIPGALSPELTKRKWPKKKKKSERTKQYKQYTLQDLRCAVKAVRSGEMSLAIAATTYGVPKKTLAVKVNVDGGDGDEAKESSNEKHFQLIEEIKKILLHTTAIPFKTKTTRYYCFYCSTEGPTFEDPDDLRKHTRTKHVHERTKIELYMRPQWLNEIIKLDVDDLHCRTCYMLLPDWNHVFVHLAEEHDLEFDQAYSKVIPYALDSDLKCVLCHQNFHNFGHLDSHMNNHYSNYICYECGDTFLSATRLDKHLNVHKVGNYPCDVCDKVFTLDKYRAKHVSLVHNQESTIKCLYCQEKFLGLFQRHVHVTEHHKDKVKVLTCEFCGNCYTWKPYFLAHMKRRHGAEKKHQCKHCDKTFLMKYELKNHMVRHTGERNYLCGLCGESFTRMISLKKHCQMHKEFNTTIEN, encoded by the exons ATGAACTTGAGTGTAGTTGATGAATTAAAAGTTGAAGAATGTCTACGTAAATGTAAATGCTGCTTGGATGATAAGGAACTTAAAGCGCTGTGGGACGAACATGTCTACGACGGTGAACAAGAAATATACGGTCTACTCTTGGTTGAATGTTTCGCTTTACCG tggGAGCCATCGGAAGATGAAGAATTCATTTGCAAATTGTGTGTCTCACGACTCCGTGAAGCTGTATATTTTAAACAGGAAATATTATCAACTgaagaaattttatcaaatg aaattgtcACCAAAGACGGCCATTGTCCATCCACTCAAGACAAAGACACAACCATTCAGTATATATCTCAAGACGAATTAGATCAGTATACCATCTTAGAAGATGCTTTGAGTGATA GTAATGAGCCGCAAGAGGTCGCAACCTCGCTCCCATCTATTTCTCCGGAGGACAGATATGAGCAAGTGGAGTATCTTGAAATGGAAGACCAAACCGCTCAAG aaaaagtaGTAGTTTTGGATTTAAATCCAGAAGAGTCCAGCCAGGACTCCTCGATCCCAGGTGCCCTGAGTCCCGAGCTAACTAAACGGAAATGGCcgaagaaaaagaagaagagtgaACGCACAAAACAGTACAAGCAGTACACACTACAGGACCTCCGTTGCGCTGTGAAAGCGGTCCGCAGTGGAGAGATGTCGCTAGCAATCGCAGCGACAACATATGGCGTACCCAAGAAAACCCTAGCCGTGAAGGTCAATGTCGATGGTGGGGACG gcGACGAAGCCAAAGAATCGAGTAACGAGAAACATTTCCAGTTGATAGAGGAAATAAAGAAGATACTGCTTCATACAACAGCGATACCATTCAAAACGAAGACAACTCGATACTACTGCTTCTATTGTTCTACCGAGGGACCGACTTTCGAAGACCCGGACGATTTAAGAAAGCACACGAGAACGAAACACGTCCACGAACGAACGAAGATCGAGCTGTACATGCGGCCTCAATGGCTGAACGAGATAATAAAACTGGACGTCGATGACCTTCACTGCAGGACCTGCTATATGCTGCTGCCTGACTGGAATCACGTGTTCGTCCACCTCGCGGAAGAACACGACCTCGAATTCGATCAAGCGTATTCCAAGGTCATACCCTATGCCCTCGACTCAGACCTGAAGTGTGTCCTCTGTCATCAGAACTTCCACAATTTCGGACACCTTGACAGTCATATGAATAATCATTACAGTAATTACATTTGTTATGAGTGTGGGGACACATTCCTATCAGCTACCCGGTTGGATAAACACCTGAACGTCCACAAAGTGGGCAACTATCCTTGTGATGTTTGCGACAAAGTGTTCACATTGGACAAGTATCGGGCCAAGCATGTCAGCCTCGTCCACAACCAAGAGAGTACGATCAAATGTTTATATTGCCAGGAGAAGTTCTTGGGTTTGTTTCAAAGACATGTACATGTGACGGAACATCATAAGGATAAAGTGAAGGTGTTGACATGTGAGTTTTGTGGTAATTGTTATACATGGAAGCCATACTTCCTAGCTCATATGAAGAGACGCCATGGTGCTGAAAAGAAACATCAGTGTAAACACTGCGATAAAACCTTCCTAATGAAATATGAATTGAAGAATCATATGGTCCGTCACACTGGTGAGAGGAACTACCTGTGCGGTCTGTGTGGCGAGAGCTTTACGAGGATGATCAGCTTGAAAAAGCATTGCCAAATGCATAAAGAATTCAATACAACGATAGAAAATTAA
- the LOC126779496 gene encoding zinc finger protein 26-like isoform X2 translates to MNLSVVDELKVEECLRKCKCCLDDKELKALWDEHVYDGEQEIYGLLLVECFALPWEPSEDEEFICKLCVSRLREAVYFKQEILSTEEILSNGNEPQEVATSLPSISPEDRYEQVEYLEMEDQTAQEKVVVLDLNPEESSQDSSIPGALSPELTKRKWPKKKKKSERTKQYKQYTLQDLRCAVKAVRSGEMSLAIAATTYGVPKKTLAVKVNVDGGDGDEAKESSNEKHFQLIEEIKKILLHTTAIPFKTKTTRYYCFYCSTEGPTFEDPDDLRKHTRTKHVHERTKIELYMRPQWLNEIIKLDVDDLHCRTCYMLLPDWNHVFVHLAEEHDLEFDQAYSKVIPYALDSDLKCVLCHQNFHNFGHLDSHMNNHYSNYICYECGDTFLSATRLDKHLNVHKVGNYPCDVCDKVFTLDKYRAKHVSLVHNQESTIKCLYCQEKFLGLFQRHVHVTEHHKDKVKVLTCEFCGNCYTWKPYFLAHMKRRHGAEKKHQCKHCDKTFLMKYELKNHMVRHTGERNYLCGLCGESFTRMISLKKHCQMHKEFNTTIEN, encoded by the exons ATGAACTTGAGTGTAGTTGATGAATTAAAAGTTGAAGAATGTCTACGTAAATGTAAATGCTGCTTGGATGATAAGGAACTTAAAGCGCTGTGGGACGAACATGTCTACGACGGTGAACAAGAAATATACGGTCTACTCTTGGTTGAATGTTTCGCTTTACCG tggGAGCCATCGGAAGATGAAGAATTCATTTGCAAATTGTGTGTCTCACGACTCCGTGAAGCTGTATATTTTAAACAGGAAATATTATCAACTgaagaaattttatcaaatg GTAATGAGCCGCAAGAGGTCGCAACCTCGCTCCCATCTATTTCTCCGGAGGACAGATATGAGCAAGTGGAGTATCTTGAAATGGAAGACCAAACCGCTCAAG aaaaagtaGTAGTTTTGGATTTAAATCCAGAAGAGTCCAGCCAGGACTCCTCGATCCCAGGTGCCCTGAGTCCCGAGCTAACTAAACGGAAATGGCcgaagaaaaagaagaagagtgaACGCACAAAACAGTACAAGCAGTACACACTACAGGACCTCCGTTGCGCTGTGAAAGCGGTCCGCAGTGGAGAGATGTCGCTAGCAATCGCAGCGACAACATATGGCGTACCCAAGAAAACCCTAGCCGTGAAGGTCAATGTCGATGGTGGGGACG gcGACGAAGCCAAAGAATCGAGTAACGAGAAACATTTCCAGTTGATAGAGGAAATAAAGAAGATACTGCTTCATACAACAGCGATACCATTCAAAACGAAGACAACTCGATACTACTGCTTCTATTGTTCTACCGAGGGACCGACTTTCGAAGACCCGGACGATTTAAGAAAGCACACGAGAACGAAACACGTCCACGAACGAACGAAGATCGAGCTGTACATGCGGCCTCAATGGCTGAACGAGATAATAAAACTGGACGTCGATGACCTTCACTGCAGGACCTGCTATATGCTGCTGCCTGACTGGAATCACGTGTTCGTCCACCTCGCGGAAGAACACGACCTCGAATTCGATCAAGCGTATTCCAAGGTCATACCCTATGCCCTCGACTCAGACCTGAAGTGTGTCCTCTGTCATCAGAACTTCCACAATTTCGGACACCTTGACAGTCATATGAATAATCATTACAGTAATTACATTTGTTATGAGTGTGGGGACACATTCCTATCAGCTACCCGGTTGGATAAACACCTGAACGTCCACAAAGTGGGCAACTATCCTTGTGATGTTTGCGACAAAGTGTTCACATTGGACAAGTATCGGGCCAAGCATGTCAGCCTCGTCCACAACCAAGAGAGTACGATCAAATGTTTATATTGCCAGGAGAAGTTCTTGGGTTTGTTTCAAAGACATGTACATGTGACGGAACATCATAAGGATAAAGTGAAGGTGTTGACATGTGAGTTTTGTGGTAATTGTTATACATGGAAGCCATACTTCCTAGCTCATATGAAGAGACGCCATGGTGCTGAAAAGAAACATCAGTGTAAACACTGCGATAAAACCTTCCTAATGAAATATGAATTGAAGAATCATATGGTCCGTCACACTGGTGAGAGGAACTACCTGTGCGGTCTGTGTGGCGAGAGCTTTACGAGGATGATCAGCTTGAAAAAGCATTGCCAAATGCATAAAGAATTCAATACAACGATAGAAAATTAA
- the LOC126779500 gene encoding zinc finger protein 260-like isoform X3: MGKSKRGDYLYRCKCCLEEVGLKNLWTDYYKDGECEIYGEMLTECFALTWEPPPEDAEMEYICDTCVSRLRDAVTFKKEILYTEHLILEQMKNTANDHIKQEEESEDEIKTEYLSIEYLEDDIDRDKTDIKIESPQRKQEEEVLMIKSRSKTYTDEDLEKCLQAVMSKALSQNKASILYNVPRKAISSAIARRQLLEDTEKTKKRRRPDLQKRQENVDYIMKYTNATPFKGFVRTGYGCFFCSVEYEKASDLKEHTIVEHFSENMLRVNVISDRSVKLDLTDLICKICGDSIDSLENLLDHLRLEHSVKINTDIHNHLVPFKFDGETLKCAVCSEEFLSFKVLNDHVNLNHYKNYACEECGRGFINKRSLQSHGYRHETGVFTCQFCAKVFTTRIRRLDHERSVHMFNNKRHKCGYCGEKFIDIAKKKEHEVIVHSAAKLLYNCQACSKSYNSQKSLRTHIRSFHLMLRPFKCSYCSLGFYKNIELKKHMVKHTGEKDYQCVVCNKAYGRKSTLREHMRIHANDRRFKCEHCGQAFVQKCSWRGHMRAKHGEQV; the protein is encoded by the exons atggGCAAAAGTAAAAGGggtgattatttatatagatgtaAATGTTGCTTGGAAGAAGTCGGCTTGAAGAATCTGTGGACGGACTATTATAAAGATGGTGAATGCGAAATATACGGTGAAATGTTGACGGAGTGTTTTGCGCTTACA TGGGAACCACCACCAGAAGATGCGGAgatggaatacatatgtgacacCTGTGTGTCTCGTCTCCGAGATGCAGTTACCTTTAAAAAAGAGATATTATACACGGAGCATTTAATTTTGGAACAAATGAAGAAca CAGCCAACGATCACATCAAGCAAGAGGAAGAGTCagaagatgaaataaaaacggAATATTTAAGTATAGAATATTTAGAAGACGATATTGATAGAGATAAGACAG ACATCAAAATCGAGAGTCCTCAAAGGAAACAGGAGGAGGAAGTATTGATGATTAAGAGCAGAAGCAAGACATACACAGATGAAGATTTGGAGAAGTGTCTACAAGCTGTCATGAGTAAAGCATTATCACAAAATAAGGCGTCGATACTTTATAACGTACCAAGGAAGGCCATCAGCTCAGCCATCGCTA GAAGGCAGCTACTAGAAGACACGGAAAAAACCAAGAAACGGAGACGACCGGATTTGCAGAAGCGTCAAGAAAATGTggattatataatgaaatacacGAACGCAACGCCATTTAAAGGATTCGTACGTACGGGATACGGTTGCTTCTTCTGCTCGGTTGAATATGAAAAAGCTTCGGACCTCAAAGAACATACAATTGTAGAACATTTCAGTGAAAACATGCTCAGGGTGAACGTTATATCAGATCGAAGCGTGAAGCTAGACTTAACAGACCTCATCTGCAAAATTTGCGGTGACAGCATAGACTCCTTGGAGAACTTACTCGACCACCTCAGATTGGAGCACAGCGTAAAAATAAACACGGACATCCACAATCATCTCGTTCCATTCAAATTCGACGGCGAAACGCTAAAATGCGCCGTCTGTTCGGAGGAATTCCTCAGTTTCAAAGTGTTAAACGATCACGTGAATTTGAATCATTACAAGAACTACGCGTGCGAGGAGTGCGGTCGCGGTTTCATAAATAAACGTTCGCTGCAATCGCACGGCTATCGCCACGAGACCGGCGTGTTCACGTGTCAGTTCTGCGCTAAAGTTTTCACGACGCGAATACGTCGGCTCGATCACGAACGGTCCGTCCACATGTTCAACAACAAACGTCACAAGTGCGGCTACTGCGGCGAGAAGTTTATCGATATAGCGAAGAAGAAGGAGCACGAGGTGATCGTGCATAGCGCAGCGAAACTTCTCTACAATTGCCAAGCGTGCAGCAAGAGTTACAACAGCCAGAAGTCCTTGAGGACTCACATACGGAGCTTCCATCTGATGCTTCGACCATTCAAGTGTTCATATTGCAGTTTAGGTTTCTACAAGAATATAGAATTGAAGAAGCATATGGTCAAGCATACTGGCGAGAAGGATTATCAGTGCGTTGTGTGCAATAAGGCGTATGGGAGGAAATCGACGCTGCGGGAACATATGCGTATACACGCGAACGATAGGCGGTTTAAGTGCGAGCATTGCGGACAGGCGTTCGTGCAAAAGTGCAGCTGGCGGGGACACATGCGTGCGAAGCACGGAGAACAAGTGTAG
- the LOC126779500 gene encoding zinc finger protein 714-like isoform X1, translating into MGKSKRGDYLYRCKCCLEEVGLKNLWTDYYKDGECEIYGEMLTECFALTWEPPPEDAEMEYICDTCVSRLRDAVTFKKEILYTEHLILEQMKNTANDHIKQEEESEDEIKTEYLSIEYLEDDIDRDKTDIKIESPQRKQEEEVLMIKSRSKTYTDEDLEKCLQAVMSKALSQNKASILYNVPRKAISSAIAKQRNAVNKTVKSKKHNTNTNEDNVETTEFQTKMFPEFENFGNDISEIFDCSNATPIRCRGGIGYKCCFCNGEFPDTADLKKHTMEKHDSKTKSGLIKGKYASSYLVKLDITKLLCTLCEQDMNTIDDLIDHLITVHGKTIHRNIKNYILPFKFQGDELRCIVCYSLFNKFKVLQEHMSTHYRNYVCNDCDAGFVTRTILLNHIKCHQTGLFKCDYCTKTYNTMRKKRAHERLVHIHGSKLNKCGYCNEKFDRYQKREEHLVKVHGVQSVNFKCQACDKMFVSQRALRDHTKRDHLMERQHTCSVCDMKFFRQSEVTKHMVKHTGVRKFQCEVCLKSYGRRNTLREHMRIHTNDRRFKCEHCGQAFVQKCSWRGHMRAKHGERM; encoded by the exons atggGCAAAAGTAAAAGGggtgattatttatatagatgtaAATGTTGCTTGGAAGAAGTCGGCTTGAAGAATCTGTGGACGGACTATTATAAAGATGGTGAATGCGAAATATACGGTGAAATGTTGACGGAGTGTTTTGCGCTTACA TGGGAACCACCACCAGAAGATGCGGAgatggaatacatatgtgacacCTGTGTGTCTCGTCTCCGAGATGCAGTTACCTTTAAAAAAGAGATATTATACACGGAGCATTTAATTTTGGAACAAATGAAGAAca CAGCCAACGATCACATCAAGCAAGAGGAAGAGTCagaagatgaaataaaaacggAATATTTAAGTATAGAATATTTAGAAGACGATATTGATAGAGATAAGACAG ACATCAAAATCGAGAGTCCTCAAAGGAAACAGGAGGAGGAAGTATTGATGATTAAGAGCAGAAGCAAGACATACACAGATGAAGATTTGGAGAAGTGTCTACAAGCTGTCATGAGTAAAGCATTATCACAAAATAAGGCGTCGATACTTTATAACGTACCAAGGAAGGCCATCAGCTCAGCCATCGCTA AACAACGCAACGCCGTCAACAAAACAGTTAAATCGAAAAAACACAATACAAATACGAATGAAGACAACGTCGAAACGACAGAATTTCAAACGAAAATGTTTCCAGAATTCGAAAACTTTGGCAACGATATCAGCGAAATATTTGATTGTTCGAACGCAACGCCGATACGCTGTAGAGGCGGTATTGGCTACAAGTGCTGTTTCTGTAACGGGGAATTCCCTGATACAGCTGACCTTAAGAAACACACCATGGAAAAGCACGATAGCAAAACCAAGAGCGGTCTTATCAAAGGAAAATATGCGTCATCTTATCTAGTAAAGTTAGATATAACTAAGCTCCTATGTACGCTTTGTGAACAAGATATGAACACGATTGACGATCTTATCGACCACCTGATAACAGTCCACGGGAAAACTATACAcaggaatataaaaaattacatcctACCATTTAAATTTCAAGGGGATGAACTAAGGTGTATCGTATGTTACAGCTTGTTCAATAAATTCAAAGTTCTCCAAGAGCATATGAGTACACATTACAGGAATTACGTATGCAATGATTGTGACGCTGGTTTCGTTACGAGGACGATACTATTGAATCATATAAAATGTCACCAGACTGGTTTATTCAAATGCGACTATTGCACGAAAACATACAATACGATGAGAAAGAAGAGAGCGCATGAGCGTTTAGTTCACATTCATGGGAGCAAGTTGAACAAATGTGGTTACTGTAACGAGAAATTTGATAGATATCAGAAGAGAGAGGAACATTTGGTGAAGGTACACGGCGTCCAGTCGGTGAACTTCAAGTGTCAGGCGTGCGATAAAATGTTCGTGTCGCAGCGTGCATTGCGCGATCATACGAAACGCGACCACTTGATGGAGAGGCAGCACACTTGTTCGGTTTGCGATATGAAATTCTTCAGGCAGAGCGAAGTTACCAAACACATGGTGAAACACACGGGTGTTAGGAAGTTTCAGTGTGAGGTTTGTTTGAAATCGTACGGGCGACGGAACACGCTACGCGAACATATGCGTATACATACTAATGATAGACGGTTTAAGTGCGAACACTGCGGTCAGGCGTTCGTGCAAAAGTGCAGCTGGCGGGGACACATGCGTGCGAAACATGGGGAGCGCATGTAA
- the LOC126779500 gene encoding zinc finger protein 431-like isoform X2, protein MGKSKRGDYLYRCKCCLEEVGLKNLWTDYYKDGECEIYGEMLTECFALTWEPPPEDAEMEYICDTCVSRLRDAVTFKKEILYTEHLILEQMKNTNDHIKQEEESEDEIKTEYLSIEYLEDDIDRDKTDIKIESPQRKQEEEVLMIKSRSKTYTDEDLEKCLQAVMSKALSQNKASILYNVPRKAISSAIAKQRNAVNKTVKSKKHNTNTNEDNVETTEFQTKMFPEFENFGNDISEIFDCSNATPIRCRGGIGYKCCFCNGEFPDTADLKKHTMEKHDSKTKSGLIKGKYASSYLVKLDITKLLCTLCEQDMNTIDDLIDHLITVHGKTIHRNIKNYILPFKFQGDELRCIVCYSLFNKFKVLQEHMSTHYRNYVCNDCDAGFVTRTILLNHIKCHQTGLFKCDYCTKTYNTMRKKRAHERLVHIHGSKLNKCGYCNEKFDRYQKREEHLVKVHGVQSVNFKCQACDKMFVSQRALRDHTKRDHLMERQHTCSVCDMKFFRQSEVTKHMVKHTGVRKFQCEVCLKSYGRRNTLREHMRIHTNDRRFKCEHCGQAFVQKCSWRGHMRAKHGERM, encoded by the exons atggGCAAAAGTAAAAGGggtgattatttatatagatgtaAATGTTGCTTGGAAGAAGTCGGCTTGAAGAATCTGTGGACGGACTATTATAAAGATGGTGAATGCGAAATATACGGTGAAATGTTGACGGAGTGTTTTGCGCTTACA TGGGAACCACCACCAGAAGATGCGGAgatggaatacatatgtgacacCTGTGTGTCTCGTCTCCGAGATGCAGTTACCTTTAAAAAAGAGATATTATACACGGAGCATTTAATTTTGGAACAAATGAAGAAca CCAACGATCACATCAAGCAAGAGGAAGAGTCagaagatgaaataaaaacggAATATTTAAGTATAGAATATTTAGAAGACGATATTGATAGAGATAAGACAG ACATCAAAATCGAGAGTCCTCAAAGGAAACAGGAGGAGGAAGTATTGATGATTAAGAGCAGAAGCAAGACATACACAGATGAAGATTTGGAGAAGTGTCTACAAGCTGTCATGAGTAAAGCATTATCACAAAATAAGGCGTCGATACTTTATAACGTACCAAGGAAGGCCATCAGCTCAGCCATCGCTA AACAACGCAACGCCGTCAACAAAACAGTTAAATCGAAAAAACACAATACAAATACGAATGAAGACAACGTCGAAACGACAGAATTTCAAACGAAAATGTTTCCAGAATTCGAAAACTTTGGCAACGATATCAGCGAAATATTTGATTGTTCGAACGCAACGCCGATACGCTGTAGAGGCGGTATTGGCTACAAGTGCTGTTTCTGTAACGGGGAATTCCCTGATACAGCTGACCTTAAGAAACACACCATGGAAAAGCACGATAGCAAAACCAAGAGCGGTCTTATCAAAGGAAAATATGCGTCATCTTATCTAGTAAAGTTAGATATAACTAAGCTCCTATGTACGCTTTGTGAACAAGATATGAACACGATTGACGATCTTATCGACCACCTGATAACAGTCCACGGGAAAACTATACAcaggaatataaaaaattacatcctACCATTTAAATTTCAAGGGGATGAACTAAGGTGTATCGTATGTTACAGCTTGTTCAATAAATTCAAAGTTCTCCAAGAGCATATGAGTACACATTACAGGAATTACGTATGCAATGATTGTGACGCTGGTTTCGTTACGAGGACGATACTATTGAATCATATAAAATGTCACCAGACTGGTTTATTCAAATGCGACTATTGCACGAAAACATACAATACGATGAGAAAGAAGAGAGCGCATGAGCGTTTAGTTCACATTCATGGGAGCAAGTTGAACAAATGTGGTTACTGTAACGAGAAATTTGATAGATATCAGAAGAGAGAGGAACATTTGGTGAAGGTACACGGCGTCCAGTCGGTGAACTTCAAGTGTCAGGCGTGCGATAAAATGTTCGTGTCGCAGCGTGCATTGCGCGATCATACGAAACGCGACCACTTGATGGAGAGGCAGCACACTTGTTCGGTTTGCGATATGAAATTCTTCAGGCAGAGCGAAGTTACCAAACACATGGTGAAACACACGGGTGTTAGGAAGTTTCAGTGTGAGGTTTGTTTGAAATCGTACGGGCGACGGAACACGCTACGCGAACATATGCGTATACATACTAATGATAGACGGTTTAAGTGCGAACACTGCGGTCAGGCGTTCGTGCAAAAGTGCAGCTGGCGGGGACACATGCGTGCGAAACATGGGGAGCGCATGTAA